In the Ipomoea triloba cultivar NCNSP0323 chromosome 6, ASM357664v1 genome, one interval contains:
- the LOC116023713 gene encoding 1-aminocyclopropane-1-carboxylate synthase 9-like, translated as MLAKKATDNSHSQESSYFMGWQEYEKNPYDAMDNPSGIIQMGLAENQLCFDLLEQWLTRNKDAIQMRKDGESIFKELALFQDYNGLPSLKKELAAYMSKLRGDKVKFDPKKLVLTAGSTSANEILMFCLAEPGEAFLVPTPYYPGFDRDLKWRTGVEIVPIHCYSSNSFRITESAMEEAYQAAQNLNLKVKGVFITNPSNPLGTTMTADELDIIVAFAVSKTVHIVSDEVYSGTVFDSPTFTSLMSAVTDKNLENHSVWSRVHIVSSLSKDLGLPGFRIGMIYSNNETVVSSATKMSSFGLVSSQTQFLLANILGDREFTENYVEENGRRLKKRRETIVSWLDGFGIGCLEGNAGLFCWVDMRHLLSFNTFEAEMEIWMKILCDVGLNVSPGGSFHCSEPGWFRVCFANMSEEALVAAMRRIKAFVSSVVGVGEDCRNIHPGKRSLVCTID; from the exons ATGTTGGCCAAAAAGGCAACAGACAACTCACACAGCCAAGAGTCTTCCTACTTTATGGGGTGGCAAGAATATGAGAAGAATCCTTATGATGCTATGGATAATCCATCTGGGATTATTCAAATGGGTCTTGCTGAGAATCAA CTCTGCTTTGATCTTCTTGAGCAGTGGCTAACAAGAAACAAAGATGCAATCCAGATGAGGAAAGATGGAGAATCCATTTTCAAAGAATTAGCTCTTTTCCAAGATTATAATGGATTGCCATCTCTCAAGAAA GAATTAGCAGCATATATGTCCAAACTTAGAGGAGACAAGGTGAAATTTGATCCTAAAAAGCTAGTGCTCACAGCCGGTTCAACCTCTGCAAATGAAATCCTCATGTTTTGCCTAGCTGAACCGGGCGAAGCTTTCCTTGTCCCAACACCTTACTATCCAGG GTTTGATAGAGATCTGAAATGGAGAACCGGGGTAGAAATCGTACCCATCCATTGTTACAGCTCCAACAGCTTCAGAATAACCGAGTCCGCCATGGAAGAAGCATACCAAGCAGCTCAAAACCTTAACCTGAAAGTCAAAGGCGTCTTCATCACAAACCCTTCAAATCCACTAGGCACAACCATGACGGCAGACGAGCTCGACATCATCGTCGCATTTGCCGTCTCCAAAACCGTCCACATCGTCAGCGACGAAGTCTATTCCGGGACGGTTTTCGATTCTCCCACGTTCACCAGCCTAATGTCGGCCGTAACCGACAAAAACCTCGAAAATCACAGCGTCTGGAGCCGCGTCCACATCGTGTCGAGCCTCTCCAAGGATTTAGGCCTCCCGGGGTTCAGAATCGGAATGATTTATTCCAACAACGAAACCGTGGTCTCGTCGGCGACTAAAATGTCGAGTTTCGGGCTCGTTTCTTCGCAGACGCAGTTTTTGCTGGCGAACATCCTCGGCGACAGGGAATTCACGGAGAACTACGTCGAGGAAAACGGGAGAAGGCTGAAGAAAAGGAGAGAAACAATTGTTTCGTGGCTCGACGGTTTTGGTATTGGGTGTTTGGAGGGGAATGCGGGATTGTTTTGCTGGGTGGATATGAGGCATTTGTTGAGTTTTAACACGTTTGAAGCGGAAATGGAGATTTGGATGAAAATATTATGTGATGTTGGGCTGAATGTCTCCCCCGGAGGCTCTTTCCATTGCAGCGAACCGGGTTGGTTTCGCGTGTGTTTCGCGAACATGTCGGAAGAGGCGTTGGTTGCGGCGATGCGGCGGATTAAGGCGTTTGTGAGTTCCGTCGTCGGCGTCGGAGAAGATTGCCGGAATATTCATCCTGGGAAGAGGTCACTTGTATGCACTATTGACTGA
- the LOC116023714 gene encoding uncharacterized protein LOC116023714 encodes MEVLFPVLVLSFLLSISYICLGKDLISRTQFLKDGDTIVSNGGTFEMGFFSPNNSSNRYVGIWYKQIPGQTVVWVANRDAPIKNTSSAVLKITLGGQLSLLGEKGQAVWFGNTSRSVQNPVAELLDTGNLVVRDADDENPENFLWQSFDHPTDHWLPGMKLGWNLQTGHEVFYTAWKGENDPASGQYTMHLDPNGYPQVILKNGTTEIFSSGPWNGLYFSVTSVDPSIRSRIHSPNGLVINKKEVYFSNNPTNDLGLYRFHVTSNGIVKVWVWEDGIKQWVINRIHPSDTCGTYGLCGGNGVCNIYQFRFCVCLDNFLPNNNATATQSLSQGCRRRKPLSCHNGSSSDGFLKYSDIKLPDSKHSWYNESMSLQECEQVCLRNCSCMAYSTLNISNGGSGCLIWYEDFVDMRTVQNGQDIYIRLASSEISGLKAEPSHSGSLGRKTKILVLCLLPLVVIVLVGVSGFLYFSKRKRKEEKLKQELELPIFDWSTILRATNNFSEINKLGQDGFGAVYKGALDGKEEIAVKRLSKNSTQGLEEFKNEVICIVKLQHRNLVKLLGCCISGEEKMLIYEYMPNKSLDFFIFDQTRKKLLDWRKRFNIINGIARGLLYIHHDSRLRIIHRDLKSGNILLDIDLDPKISDFGLARSLVGNATGDNTKRVAGTHGYISPEYATHGIFSIKSDVFSFGVLVLEIVSGKRNSEFSNEDRYETLPGHAWKFYKEGESLTLVDEHISDSYDVAQVLRSIHVGLLCVQQSPEDRPNMSSVVQMLINDVVLPQPKEPGFFVGRRANVSSSESSSSKHATTSLNEVSMSSLYPRSCLAMETAPLLFVFLCFLSILKCCVAKDAIFWNQTLRQGDTIVSANGAFEMGFFSPPNSQNLYVGIWYKNINPQTVCWVANRENPVRNASYSSPVLRMSKNGVLDLVVDSNTTIWSTTTAKSVANPVARLLDSGNLVVKDQGSDNGSENFLWQSFLYATDMLLTGMGMGKNFVTGHEVYLSAWKSDSDPAPGDFSLHCDPTGWIQCFVRRNGTIEVSRSGPWNGLGWSGVPALRSPFYIMNFIYDKTQVFISYTPANSHFLSHLMITKDGVLERNWVDNQWQSYHSLPQDNCDQYALCGPNGYCNIEKSPPCACLDKFLPKDSEAWRRPDFSKGCVRRAALDCHNTSSDGFLKFSGIKLPDTKKSWFNQTMTLQECERVCLRNCSCTAYSTLNISDGSGCLLWFGDLIDIRHLSEIGQDIYIRMASSELPIDNGRGKKHTALVVSLSAGIGAVLVIISLLLYYRKKKKDYDKLKEDLELPLFDLSKITRATNNFSDDNKLGEGGFGPVYKGVMKDGQAIAVKRLSKASSQGINEFKNEVICIAKLQHRNLVKLLGCCIHGNEKMLIYEYMPNKSLDLFIFDETKKKLLDWPKCFNIIIGIARGLLYLHQDSHLRIIHRDLKASNILLDTNLNPKISDFGLARSVKGNETGANTNLVAGTYGYMSPEYAVHGAFSVKSDVFSFGVSVIEIVSGKRNRGFRHQDHCESLLGHAWKLFINGRSAELIDEHLAEPCYLPQVLRSIHIGLLCVQQHPEDRPSMSSIVKMLDSEDVLPEPKEPGFFTESSRVVTDAESSTGQRTTGSINELSTTMLYPR; translated from the exons ATGGAAGTTCTTTTCCCAGTTTTGGTTTTGTCATTCTTACTTTCAATATCATATATTTGCTTGGGAAAGGATTTGATTTCCAGAACGCAATTTCTGAAAGATGGGGATACCATCGTCTCAAACGGGGGAACCTTCGAGATGGGATTTTTTAGCCCCAACAATTCCTCAAACCGTTACGTAGGAATCTGGTACAAACAAATTCCTGGTCAGACAGTGGTTTGGGTTGCAAACAGAGACGCTCCAATCAAGAACACATCTTCAGCAGTCTTGAAGATCACCCTGGGAGGCCAACTTTCACTTCTTGGAGAAAAGGGTCAGGCTGTTTGGTTTGGGAACACATCAAGATCGGTGCAAAATCCGGTTGCAGAGTTGCTGGATACTGGGAACCTTGTGGTGAGAGATGCAGATGATGAAAATCCGGAGAATTTTCTCTGGCAAAGTTTTGATCATCCAACTGATCATTGGTTACCCGGAATGAAGCTTGGGTGGAATTTGCAGACTGGTCATGAGGTTTTTTATACAGCTTGGAAAGGTGAAAATGACCCAGCTTCAGGCCAATATACAATGCACCTGGATCCTAATGGATATCCACAAGTTATTCTCAAGAATGGAACAACTGAGATTTTTAGCTCGGGTCCATGGAATGGTTTGTACTTTAGTGTAACATCAGTAGATCCGAGCATCAGAAGCAGAATCCATAGCCCAAATGGACTGgttataaataaaaaggagGTTTATTTTTCGAATAATCCCACTAATGATTTGGGCTTATATAGATTTCATGTTACAAGCAATGGTATTGTGAAAGTATGGGTATGGGAAGATGGGATCAAGCAATGGGTGATTAATCGTATCCACCCATCAGATACTTGTGGCACATATGGCTTGTGTGGTGGAAATGGTGTCTGCAACATATATCAATTTCGTTTTTGTGTATGTTTAGACAATTTTTTGCCTAATAATAATGCCACAGCCACACAAAGCTTGTCACAAGGATGCCGCAGGAGAAAACCCCTGAGTTGCCATAATGGATCTTCATCGGATGGATTCCTCAAATATTCTGATATCAAATTGCCAGATTCAAAGCACTCTTGGTATAATGAATCTATGAGCCTTCAAGAGTGTGAACAAGTGTGCTTAAGGAATTGCTCTTGTATGGCTTATTCCACCCTCAATATAAGCAATGGAGGAAGTGGGTGTTTGATTTGGTATGAAGATTTTGTTGATATGAGAACAGTACAGAATGGACAAGACATATACATCAGACTGGCTTCTTCTGAAATATcag GATTAAAAGCAGAACCCAGTCATTCAGGCTCATTGGGGAGGAAAACAAAAATTCTTGTGCTTTGTTTGTTGCCGCTGGTTGTAATAGTTCTTGTCGGGGTATCTGgttttttgtatttttccaaaagaaaaaggaaagaagaaaagtTAAAGCAAGAATTAGAGCTACCAATATTTGATTGGTCAACAATATTAAGAGCTACAAATAATTTTTCCGAGATAAACAAATTAGGTCAAGATGGATTTGGAGCAGTGTAcaag GGTGCTTTGGATGGGAAAGAAGAAATAGCTGTGAAGAGGCTATCAAAAAATTCCACTCAAGGACTTGAGGAATTCAAAAATGAAGTCATTTGTATAGTCAAGTTACAACATCGAAATCTTGTCAAGCTTTTGGGGTGTTGCATTAGCGGAGAAGAAAAGATGTTGATCTATGAATACATGCCTAACAAAAGTTTGGACTTCTTCATATTTG atcaaacaagaaaaaagtTACTTGATTGGCGAAAACGCTTCAACATAATCAATGGAATTGCTCGAGGATTATTATATATCCATCATGATTCTCGACTAAGAATTATTCATAGAGACCTCAAAAGTGGTAATATTTTGCTTGATATTGACTTAGACCCAAAAATATCCGACTTTGGTTTGGCTAGAAGTTTAGTAGGAAATGCAACTGGAGATAACACAAAACGAGTTGCTGGAACCCA TGGATATATATCTCCGGAATATGCAACACATGGGATCTTCTCAATTAAATCAGATGTGTTTAGCTTTGGTGTTTTAGTACTAGAGATAGTTAGCGGCAAAAGAAATAGTGAATTTTCAAATGAAGATCGATACGAGACTCTTCCTGGGCAT gCATGGAAGTTTTATAAAGAAGGAGAATCACTTACACTGGTTGATGAGCATATATCTGACTCATATGATGTAGCTCAAGTCTTGAGGTCAATTCATGTCGGCCTTTTATGCGTGCAACAATCTCCAGAAGATAGACCTAACATGTCTTCTGTTGTTCAAATGCTGATTAATGATGTTGTGTTGCCTCAACCTAAAGAGCCTGGCTTCTTTGTCGGCAGAAGGGCTAATGTTAGCTCATCAGAAAGTTCTTCAAGCAAACATGCAACAACTTCCCTAAATGAAGTCTCAATGTCATCACTATATCCTC GAAGCTGTCTGGCAATGGAAACTGCCCCACTGTTGTTTGTATTTCTGTGTTTTCTTTCCATTCTCAAGTGTTGTGTGGCTAAGGATGCCATTTTCTGGAACCAAACTCTCAGACAAGGAGATACCATCGTTTCAGCAAATGGAGCCTTTGAGATGGGATTCTTTAGCCCTCCCAATTCCCAGAATCTTTATGTCGGAATCTGGTACAAAAACATTAATCCTCAGACTGTCTGCTGGGTTGCAAACCGAGAGAATCCTGTCAGAAATGCATCATATTCATCCCCAGTTCTAAGAATGTCCAAGAATGGCGTGCTGGATCTTGTTGTTGACAGTAACACGACGATATGGTCCACTACGACGGCCAAATCAGTTGCAAATCCAGTTGCAAGGCTGCTGGATTCTGGGAATCTTGTGGTGAAAGATCAAGGTTCTGATAATGGTTCTGAGAATTTCCTGTGGCAGAGTTTTCTGTATGCGACTGACATGCTGTTAACAGGGATGGGAATGGGGAAGAATTTTGTGACAGGGCATGAGGTGTACCTGTCAGCATGGAAGAGTGACAGTGATCCAGCTCCAGGGGATTTCAGTCTGCACTGTGATCCTACAGGATGGATACAGTGTTTCGTGAGGCGAAATGGGACGATTGAGGTGTCGAGATCAGGCCCGTGGAACGGGCTGGGATGGAGTGGGGTGCCTGCTCTGAGAAGCCCCTTTTACataatgaatttcatatatGACAAGACTCAGGTTTTCATTAGTTACACCCCAGCAAACAGCCATTTCTTGTCTCATCTCATGATTACTAAAGACGGTGTTCTGGAGCGAAATTGGGTCGATAATCAGTGGCAGAGTTACCATAGTCTTCCCCAAGATAACTGTGATCAATATGCGTTATGCGGCCCGAATGGCTACTGCAACATTGAGAAATCCCCACCCTGTGCCTGTCTGGATAAGTTTCTGCCAAAAGATAGTGAGGCATGGAGAAGGCCAGACTTCTCGAAAGGGTGTGTTAGGCGGGCAGCGTTGGACTGCCACAATACATCCTCCGATGGGTTTCTGAAGTTCTCCGGGATCAAATTGCCCGACACCAAGAAATCCTGGTTCAATCAGACCATGACACTCCAAGAATGCGAGCGAGTCTGCCTCAGGAACTGCTCCTGCACAGCTTATTCGACGCTGAACATAAGCGACGGGAGTGGATGTTTGCTGTGGTTCGGAGATTTGATTGATATCCGACACCTCTCCGAAATTGGACAAGACATATACATCAGAATGGCTTCTTCTGAGCTGCCAATTGACA ATGGAAGAGGAAAGAAACATACAGCTCTTGTGGTGAGCTTATCAGCAGGAATAGGGGCAGTTCTGGTAATCATCAGCCTGTTGTTATATtacaggaagaagaagaaggattATGACAAGCTGAAAGAAGATTTGGAGTTGCCCCTATTTGACTTATCTAAAATAACAAGAGCTACAAATAATTTCTCGGACGACAATAAGCTCGGAGAGGGCGGGTTTGGGCCTGTTTACAAG GGTGTGATGAAAGATGGGCAAGCGATTGCAGTGAAGCGGCTCTCAAAGGCTTCCTCGCAAGGAATAAACGAGTTCAAGAATGAAGTCATCTGTATTGCTAAGCTTCAGCATCGGAATCTCGTGAAGCTTTTGGGGTGTTGTATTCATGGAAATGAAAAGATGTTAATTTACGAATATATGCCTAACAAAAGCTTGGACTTGTTCATATTTG ATGAAACCAAAAAGAAGTTACTTGATTGGCCTAAATGCTTCAATATTATCATTGGAATTGCTCGGGGCCTATTGTATCTACACCAAGATTCTCATCTAAGAATAATCCACAGAGACCTCAAAGCCAGCAACATCTTGCTGGATACCAACTTAAACCCGAAGATATCAGACTTTGGCTTGGCTAGAAGTGTTAAGGGGAATGAGACTGGAGCAAATACGAACCTAGTTGCTGGAACATA CGGGTACATGTCACCAGAGTACGCAGTGCACGGGGCTTTCTCAGTTAAGTCAGACGTATTCAGTTTCGGTGTGTCAGTAATAGAAATAGTTAGTGGGAAAAGAAACAGGGGATTCCGCCATCAAGATCACTGTGAAAGCCTTCTTGGACAT GCATGGAAGCTCTTTATAAATGGAAGATCAGCTGAACTAATAGATGAGCATCTAGCAGAGCCATGTTATTTGCCTCAAGTTCTGAGATCGATACACATCGGGCTATTGTGTGTGCAGCAACACCCCGAGGATCGACCAAGCATGTCTTCTATCGTAAAAATGTTGGACAGTGAGGACGTGTTACCTGAGCCGAAAGAGCCCGGGTTTTTCACAGAAAGTAGTAGGGTAGTTACTGATGCTGAATCTTCAACAGGCCAAAGAACAACAGGTTCCATTAATGAATTGTCCACCACAATGTTGTATCCACGCTAG